cacttccaatggtcgtattgacttgaaatttggcatggaggtaggtctttatgtcaaggtaaagggaaaaatctgaaaatggtcaagtgtgagtcggttttaaaataatgaaggtgttttatacccctaaggaactaaaacgaactaaatttatctatatttatataatgtatcttcgaatggtcgtaccgatctgaaattcgttacaaaggtttgtatttagtcaaagtaaagtaaaaatctgaaaacggccaagtgtgagtcactttcgaaaataacgaatgttttaactttgatccacaaacataatatatgataacatgtcatgtcagtcagttggtaaatctagttcatttctttgtaagaagcgtgcatattaaaaaatctgaaagatagaataaatgagtcatttccttaactaactcagtcatatgaaaaaaaccattgtctgtaaagtcgttttactgacgatagttgaacgtgacaacgtgagtagctgccgattgtgcctctttgtcgcttgctgcgtgctctcgcttgcacttcaagccttaaacggaacgcctcagagcgaggtaacgccgcatgagtcatgttttttcgtgcgtgcagccggctccatcgatttataagacgttgtcacgtcaaaaaataaaataaacaaccttacaaaaataaatgaaatcccacccaaaacataaatgtgaaagactgccaagttcgataatatgggaacgcttcgcctataaaagaagtgaaatctgaataagtaccaagttccatacacatacctcagttaaaaatagttactttttaatgatgttacttggcaagttttaatagaaaattaaatacttgattcattgcatttagtaggtttataacaaggtgtgtgaaaacttgccaagtagcatcattaaaaagtaactatttttaactgaggtatgtgtatggaacttggtacttattcagatttcacttcttttataggcgaagcgttcccatattatcgaacttggcagtctttcacatttatgttttgggtgggtttttCTTTCACATTTCTATTTATAGACTAACTGCCGTCAAAGTATTGGAATAACCGATATTGTACAAAACTGAATGAATGCCAAGGGAAATTAACTCAATTCTAAACACACAAGTTTAACAATGGACAAACACGTATTGTTAATATTTCAGTATCGATTTTCATAAGTTCAATGTTTCATTTTAGAAACAATTTGTACCTTTACATTTTATATGCCTGCTAGAGTCTGGTGTAGTTGAAACCATAGAAAGAAGCTTATAGATTATAAACGAGAAGTAGCTCTGTCTATATTTCACCTCTAAAAGAAACCTGAAAAATACTTCTTTATCAAAGTCATCTTTAGGATGTACAGAGTCCAGCTAGTCAACCTATTCGACACCGTAAATTTTTTGGTTCAAAgaattttttctcattttctcaTTAGAACATGGTTTAATTAAAACGAGATATTAAAAAAGTAGCTTAATACTTAATAGAGCGCTTTAGCTTATTAATATAAGTAAACAGAGGgtataaacatacataatagACATAAAATTTACCATTTGAATAACGTTAAAGGGTATCTAAGTCCGTActtatagttaccggcacggatattgagctctcggcggaagagtggggatcgctttgcgcacccgtacgcataaggcaataaggcagtaaatcgcttctgcgcaggtgaaggtcatagctcgatatccgtgccgataactgtaagcaacttcaataaaataagcatttattGTCCACTTTTTCACCGACTACTAGCTAAACATCCCGCTAAGCCTGCCGCACGTATCGAGCTCCGGCGAGGGTGCGGCGTGCGGCGCGTATGAAGACGACCCCATACCTCTGCGGGTGCATGACTGCAGTCTCGACCTGCAGATTGTCTGCGATCAGAAAGGAGTGCTGTGTATATGCCATCATTATTTGTATAAGGTAAGTGTTTTAGCTTTATAGTAAACTATTGATTTTTGACACTTACggaaatattagacatttaaataaaacaacttttagggtttttatcgcggttatattaatattactaggTTCTGCCCGCGGTGTCACCCGcaacccgtgggaactactaacactgaaataatttttcaaatcggaccagtagttcctgagattagcgcgttcaagcaaacaaacaaactcttcagctttataaaattagtaggtacctatagatttaATTCCCACATTTCGGATCGACCTGTAACCATGGCTGCTGTAAAGAATAACCGCGTAacaatccgtaaaagtagttttatagtTACTTTGCAAAGATGTAATACAAGTTACATGTGTAAGGCAGGTATTGATCGTAGGATGCATTGACCAGCTATGACCTTCTAAGGACGAAaacgatgatgaggatgatttAGCTCATAGGCTTCAgacttatcaaaataaattggtaCTAGCTAAGCTACCTTTTCCTTTTACACTGTGGTTTAGGAATAAATTGTGATCTTCTATTGCTGGTTTTGCAATGTGTTAAAGCATAAACTTACTGTACCTACAGCTTGAGATGAtattttaactgtaaaataCTCATCCACGATATTGTATTAAACATCATAGTTAATTTTCCAGCCTCTAGACGACTCAACAACATCCCTAGTGCTAGAAGACAGCGCCGACCTGAAGGACTCCGGCGTGAACTTCGCGTACTCCATAACGCTGTTACAGCACGGTTGCGTGGTGCATAGCGTGGTGCCCGACCTGCCCTGGTCTTTGGCCAAGTCTCTGAGACCTTCGTATACTCTTTATGCTGGTAAGAAACTTATTTACTAAAGAAATTAtcgaaaaatcctttaaaatTTTGTCGAAGTAAAGAGGATGTTAACTAATATGCAAACGGCAAAACCCAAATAtttggggctgcgggattgttcaaaagagttaccgcggctctaaATAAAAGacctaagaaggaacatgatgggttttagccagtaaaagtctgacactccctcatgctgcacccacagcgggatgccctttgatgatttcctataaaaaaggcccaaatattttaggtttatctaaaattaattttacaaaagagCCTTGACCTGTGCATACTACTGTGTTTACTAAATGATTGCTATTGTGCTGATACAACTCTGTTATTTGAGTTCTAATTTACCTAATGATTTAATTTGGGATAAGTCAATCAAAGAACTAAAGAagcttttccaaaaaatataaccatcataaaatatcattttttttcagATAACTACCTTCTAGTAAACATACCAATGCTGTATACTCAAATGATAGACATCAGTCTATACCACGAGCCATGTTGCCATATCGTGCTCCCTATGGACGAGTGTGACAGTGGCCCTAGTTTGGCCCCAGTCCTGGGCTGGGGCCCCCACGCCATGGTGGACCTCAACACCCTCGATGTGGTCACCATGACCGTGCCAGACAAGGATCTGACTGCCACCTTTAAGAGTAACACGGCTGTCGAGAATAAGCTGGCGATTCTCCATTATTTGATACAACATGATGGGAACATGGATTTGGCTGAGGAGGTAAATGCTGTTTTTTAGTGTCGCCTTTCTGTGTATTGTTCCCAAACTAAACAGTTTTAAACAACCTTGCCTTCAAAATTATGACTTGTAGTTATAACTGTGTGAACAAATAAaagtgatttgatttgattcgcatcattatttttatttaggtacattcgTTGAATAAACTTTGTTGCTATATAATTATGTGTTGTTCCGCCGTGAGTTTGTCAGTTAGCCCATAGGCTTCCACTCATATGAAATTATTAGCCAGTAAAGGGAGTTTCTTTACTcagtaaataaaatgatgaatcGGCATATACATATTTCGTTAGCTGGTTATTGGAGCATCAATCCATCACCAAATATTTCTTAACAAATTCCAGCTAATATCATGGATGTGCCTGAACCAGCGCGACGGTCTGGGCGCGTTCCAGCGCGTGATGCAGGAGTACCTGGTGGGCACCACGTACGCCGTCACGCGGCGTTCCCTCCCCGCGTCGGCGCTGGGCCTCATGAAGATGCTGCCTTTCACTCAACACCTCAAGTTTGCTGATGTTAAGGTAAAGATTGATACTTGTTTTTAATGGTATCAATTTTGACTGGTGTCCTTTTGATGACAGATGTAATACTTaatcatatttttacataatattgttgatTTTTGTATAGCTCTTTacttcttaacttttttagcttttatttttattttgtcgtattTCATCTTCAGCAATCCTACAGCTAGTAATCAAACATACTGCCCTTCTTAAGTCCTTACCCAGAGAAGATATAGCATAGACCCCATACTCTCATAGGCCAATATTTACCAGCAATCGAAACTGCTAAAATTTATTCAATCAGCTAATTAATGTGCTCAGGTTGCACCAAGCATTCAAGTGTAGTTCATTATAATTTTGGAAGGGTATCTAGGGGGGTATATACTTTAATTTTACCttaaaaaattgattttcaataagTCTAAATTCCTCGTTAGGTCCGCGACATGTGCGTATCAGTGAGCCAGGAGAAGTTGTGGAACAGCGCGGTAGTGGTGCTGGCGCCGCGGCAACGCGTCTGTCAGTTCGCGGAGGACGTGTGGACGCGGCTGTGGCGGGCCCTCAACGATACCGTGCACAAGCGCCTGCAGCCACAAGCCGTTATAGACAAGCTGAGGGTCAGCTTGCATTGTTATCAGGTGAGAAGTGTATGTAAACTGGGAGAAACAGCTCGTCTGCCAGTTCGCTGAGGACGTGTGGACGCGGCTGTGGCGGGCCCTCAACGATACCATGCACAAGCGCCTGCAGCCACAAGCCGTTATAGACAAGCTGAGGGTCAGCCTGCATTGTTACCAGGTGAGAAGTGTATGTAAACTGGGAGAAACAGCTCGTCTGTCAGTTCGCGGAGGACGTGTGGACGCGGCTGTGGCTGGCTCTGAATGATACCGTGCACAAGCGCCTGCAGCCACAAGCCGTTATAGACAAGCTGAGGGTCAGCCTGCATTGTTATCAGGTGAGAAAGTGTATATGCAGTTGTATTTAAATTGGAAATTTAAAAAGGAAATTTTGCCCTCATGATATTAGATCCTTGATAATTTCTTCTTTTACTATCTATGAGCATCGgcattatcaatttatttatttaatacactaaGGAAGACTTGctatataataaacaaaaatttaaaaaaaaacgtcatagGAAAACCTAAAATTTAAATTACGAAAACTTTTAGTTGATTGATACGATTAAGTACTTATCTAagttttgtgaaataataaactGAACCGATCAATAAAGCGAAACTTCTGTGCGAAAATGAGGGATTTTAGCTATAGCTTTGGATACTAATTTTCACACTTCTTATGTTTGTGTCAGCCGGAAGCCCTATCCCGGTGCAGCACCCCGCTGTCCCCCGGGGCTCCGCCGCCGCCCCTCAGCGCTCCACAGCGCCGCTCCTCCATCGGCAGCGGACAGGACCTGCTGCCATTCTTCGAGCTCGACGTCTGCACGGCCAGCAAGCAAGAGCATATCATTGCTGCGGTAAGCTTAAACTTACCTCTATAAAATTGATCACCTTAATCTGTTATAACACTAATTCACTGTTAATATGTAAGTGCATGACTTATGCAAGAAAATCTAACCATCTTCTGATCTTCCTCTATGCACATAAGTGTTTGTCGAATAACAGCTAGTGGAATGAGGATTGAGCGAAAGATTTTAGCCAAAGCAAACCAGCATTAGGACGCGTCGGCTGTCTCAAACAGCCAAAGGAGGCTGTCTCAAATAGTTCGCCAATATAGTCTGATTATGGAGTAAGGAAAATTATGGCATCTCGCGTCATTTACgcgagatgccataatgcaggtaggtcaggcgccttctactaggtcaaatacgtacggtgggtatgaccaaaacgatcaattaCGAGTGCACTAACGACGCGATTGGGTTATTTGGGATACCTGTCAACGATTTcaggtattataaaaaatgctcAGATCTAAATAAgccgtataagggcgaaaacgtCCTTCCATCACCCCCACACCCGCATTTTtgcgcgctattttcttaggcgattttccgttatggcacgtCCGCTAGACATTTTGTTCCATCTCTGATGAACTGACGATCGTGCTTAATTTAACGCGGCCGGACAGAACCTTCGCGAGGTGAGCGTGCACCTGATGCGGGAGTGCTCGGGCGGGGGCTCGGGGTCGGGAGGGGGGGTGTCACAGGGCCGCGGCGTGGAGAGCGGCGTGCACGCGGTAGGCACGCGCTGGGCGGCGGCGCAGCTGGACACGTCCCGAGCGCTGTGCCGCGCCCTCACGCGCCCGCTCGCCGCCACGCCGCACAACAACCAGCAGCGAGGCTTCACCTTTATGTATGATACAACGAACTATATCGatgttttgttttgggttttGTCCTAATTTTTTGTTGGTTCCGTTGGCTAGtctgattttgttttgtgtgtgtCGTGTTTAGTTTTCGCTTATTTTGGTGTCCCTACTTCCCAGCGCGAGATTCTCCGTCATTTGAACAAacccattaaagttaaagcttctttaaatctattgctaactctttctttatcaacaagataaatagtgttagcaatagatttaatgaaggtTTAAGTTTAATGGAACTTAGTTCAACTGGCGGTATGTGTTATTCCTGGCATCCATTTTGGTCGAGTACGGcgaatttttgttttgtgattttttggTGTCATTCTGttggttttgtttatgttttggttttttgcttatttataatttcatttacctaatatttgttttacatggagtTGTAGAATATACTTGTGAAGCGtcaatacataattttattatttaacttatgTTTTAATACACCTTGGCTGAACCTGGTATAATCATCTGCagtcattttttttcaatatatttttcattctaaCACAGAGAAGTCCTTCAAATATTGCCGTTACGACAAACAAATGACTGCAAGTGACTTTGCCATTAAAGCCTAATCTTAAAATGTGAATCTAATCCCCATACAATACATTTTGTAACTAGTTTACATAACTTAATAATATGGGATTAAATTATCGATGAAATAAACTTATCGAGTGAGTTGTAACTTTTAATCATCTAACAAGCCTGgagtcagagttttctcaaatccacctgacggcctctgacgtggaattatAACAACGACAGCTACTAAGTAGCAGATATAcctttaaacattatttttaatacattttcagCGATGAGATGGACCCAACGCACGCGTTTATAGTATTTAAAGTTCTGGAGCAGTACTACTTGGCCACCGACTCCATTGCGTTTCCCTTGCCGCAAGGATTCAGTTCATTCTTCACGTACCTCGGCTACCGCACGCTGCCGTTCCATTCGTTCGTTCAATACGTTCACCGGAACGTGTTCGAGTTGCAGATCGATGTCATGAAGGCGATTATTgcatgtaagtatatttttttttgtatattttattgtttaatattacttaatgaaaagaattaaaaaaacatcagcTTGATTattcagtattaaaaaaaaacaatgactctccgattttattctatttacttatactaaaattgcaattgtaaaataaattgcttctttttatgtaaaagataATTAACCTAGTACCTACAACTATCATGATTATCGGGTACCTGTAACTTACTGATTTATTCATACGCTATGAAAtaccgaaaaatatttttcatcccaccatctcggagtAGTTTTGCTCTTCTATATCTGAgtgcaaaagccgtttttatcctctagagcggcaaagtgatttgaatttggaatatcgTTGcgatactccatttgtgacaatcttgataagacttaaaaaaaatacatattaaacaattcaactacttaaaataataattcaactAAATACCTACgtcttttttatattgtttttagatCGATTTTttgccttattttatttttaagcagagtttttaaataaaaaatcttaataggtacctacttcttttgGATTTGGTAGGTACTCATATGCGCGagccattttaattttttgcgtTAAGTAATTTTCTCGCTGAGGtgtgatgaaatatttatgttttattgtttttagattGACTTTAAACCTCGCTACATGTTTAaactgtgttttaaaataaaaaacttttgcaaCTATTTAATTTGCCATGAGCGCAcgtgattttctttttttctatttagtaatttacttactcgatgaggtgggatgaaaagttacataAAAGACCAGTATCGCTTGAAAAGTTCGCGCTGCCGCCCGCGGCACCGTGAGCTCCCGCGCGTCTTGTTGATGTTTCCTCCCGCGAGTGCCAGCGGTGACGCTTTCAATGCCGGCCACTGCCATTCTGGTGACTCGGGTCATACTTTGTGTTCCTATTGTATCGTAATTCCTAACATTCCAGCGAAAGACGACGACAACAAAACGACGGTGAACAACAAGCTGCGTCTCATACAGCTAGTAGGCGAGGGTCGAGCCCGGCGCGCGCTGGCCGCGtggccgcaccgcgccgcgctggTGCTGCGCGCGCGCGACCACGCGCACGCGCTGCTGTCGGggggcgccgcgccgcaccACGAGCTCAGCCGACACAGACCCGTCAGGGACACTGGTAACTGTGTGCTGCCACTATACACAGTGACGGGTGCAGCACGCGCACGCGCTGCTGTCggggcgccgcgccgcaccACGAGCTCAGCCGACACAGACCCGTCAGGGACACTGGTAACTGTGTGCTGCCACTATACACAGTGACGGGTGCAGCACGCGCACGCGCTGTGTCGggggcgccgcgccgcaccACGAGCTCAGCCGACACAGACCCGTCAGGGACACTGGTAACTGTGTGCTGCCACTATACACAGTGACGGAGTGCAGCACGCGCACGCGCTGCTGTCGGggggcgccgcgccgcaccACGAGCTCAGCCGACACAGACCCGTCAGGGACACTGGTAACTGTGTGCTGCCACTATACACAGTGACGGAGTGCAGCACGCGCACGCGCTGCTGTCGGggggcgccgcgccgcaccACGAGCTCAGCCGACACAGACCCGTCAGGGACACTGGTAACAACTACCCGCTGTTTCTAGTTCCACTATTATAGGTTTAAAGTGACGGAGGAGTGGCCGCACCACAAGCTCGACGGGCGTAGATATCCGGGCGTCAGTAGGTGCCTAGTAGCACTTGCATAACTAAGCTACTCAGATACTATTGGAAATGCGCCGACTCTCGCCGTAGGTAGAGCAATTTTGAAACAATGtcttgtgataaataaaatgctGACATGACATCTTTTCGCAGTCAAAATTACgcgaaaataatttttcttaGCACCTATTAAAATA
The window above is part of the Helicoverpa armigera isolate CAAS_96S chromosome 3, ASM3070526v1, whole genome shotgun sequence genome. Proteins encoded here:
- the LOC110381832 gene encoding protein pigeon isoform X2, whose protein sequence is MAVQNIAVKLCGVLQAQGEEEVTAREWRLLGQEQDGSQLLSWVSDKDGKEVLNLGSYTNKTKTLITLHTFEEKLNIIQASVNATHTLLVYIVKIPPNENNEIKDPLYSPFLICLLPEADRTPAAVEEPSSKQIMVQYVYGKSTKYSPGIRNDRFLLFKHLECIKIYRTPMFLNECDDGTDKWGFDGIYPEPEKIVKVFSWAQWDCVNQVLYYIHYRLPTQSFAEGEEVKSPSEMTPTLSALQFHADLPHETVLNIPLSLPHVSSSGEGAACGAYEDDPIPLRVHDCSLDLQIVCDQKGVLCICHHYLYKPLDDSTTSLVLEDSADLKDSGVNFAYSITLLQHGCVVHSVVPDLPWSLAKSLRPSYTLYADNYLLVNIPMLYTQMIDISLYHEPCCHIVLPMDECDSGPSLAPVLGWGPHAMVDLNTLDVVTMTVPDKDLTATFKSNTAVENKLAILHYLIQHDGNMDLAEELISWMCLNQRDGLGAFQRVMQEYLVGTTYAVTRRSLPASALGLMKMLPFTQHLKFADVKVRDMCVSVSQEKLWNSAVVVLAPRQRVCQFAEDVWTRLWRALNDTVHKRLQPQAVIDKLRVSLHCYQPEALSRCSTPLSPGAPPPPLSAPQRRSSIGSGQDLLPFFELDVCTASKQEHIIAANLREVSVHLMRECSGGGSGSGGGVSQGRGVESGVHAVGTRWAAAQLDTSRALCRALTRPLAATPHNNQQRGFTFIDEMDPTHAFIVFKVLEQYYLATDSIAFPLPQGFSSFFTYLGYRTLPFHSFVQYVHRNVFELQIDVMKAIIACIAALPSGERLSPLDTFLDLLTAKASLNELDFNLIIEATLASVQQDSAA
- the LOC110381832 gene encoding protein pigeon isoform X1, translated to MAVQNIAVKLCGVLQAQGEEEVTAREWRLLGQEQDGSQLLSWVSDKDGKEVLNLGSYTNKTKTLITLHTFEEKLNIIQASVNATHTLLVYIVKIPPNENNEIKDPLYSPFLICLLPEADRTPAAVEEPSSKQIMVQYVYGKSTKYSPGIRNDRFLLFKHLECIKIYRTPMFLNECDDGTDKWGFDGIYPEPEKIVKVFSWAQWDCVNQVLYYIHYRLPTQSFAEGEEVKSPSEMTPTLSALQFHADLPHETVLNIPLSLPHVSSSGEGAACGAYEDDPIPLRVHDCSLDLQIVCDQKGVLCICHHYLYKPLDDSTTSLVLEDSADLKDSGVNFAYSITLLQHGCVVHSVVPDLPWSLAKSLRPSYTLYADNYLLVNIPMLYTQMIDISLYHEPCCHIVLPMDECDSGPSLAPVLGWGPHAMVDLNTLDVVTMTVPDKDLTATFKSNTAVENKLAILHYLIQHDGNMDLAEELISWMCLNQRDGLGAFQRVMQEYLVGTTYAVTRRSLPASALGLMKMLPFTQHLKFADVKVRDMCVSVSQEKLWNSAVVVLAPRQRVCQFAEDVWTRLWRALNDTVHKRLQPQAVIDKLRVSLHCYQPEALSRCSTPLSPGAPPPPLSAPQRRSSIGSGQDLLPFFELDVCTASKQEHIIAANLREVSVHLMRECSGGGSGSGGGVSQGRGVESGVHAVGTRWAAAQLDTSRALCRALTRPLAATPHNNQQRGFTFIDEMDPTHAFIVFKVLEQYYLATDSIAFPLPQGFSSFFTYLGYRTLPFHSFVQYVHRNVFELQIDVMKAIIASKDDDNKTTVNNKLRLIQLVGEGRARRALAAWPHRAALVLRARDHAHALLSGGAAPHHELSRHRPVRDTGIAALPSGERLSPLDTFLDLLTAKASLNELDFNLIIEATLASVQQDSAA